In the Maribacter sp. MJ134 genome, one interval contains:
- a CDS encoding ExbD/TolR family protein, protein MARRAGAPEVSAGSMADIAFLLLIFFLVTTTIETDAGLDRMLPPIEPPDTDVVIKQKNIFQVNINKNGQLLADDELIELKDLREKAKAFLDNGGAPSGSPEYCNYCKGKRDASSSDNPSKAIISLKNDRETKYSTYITVQNELVGAYNDLRNREAQRLFKKDFTDMEAEYLNPETSDDVKEELKEKVKRIQDLFPQKLSEAETSSSN, encoded by the coding sequence ATGGCTAGAAGAGCAGGAGCACCAGAAGTTAGCGCTGGTTCCATGGCGGATATAGCTTTCCTATTACTTATCTTTTTCTTGGTAACGACTACTATTGAAACTGATGCAGGATTGGATCGTATGTTGCCTCCAATAGAACCGCCCGATACAGATGTTGTTATTAAACAAAAGAATATCTTTCAGGTAAACATCAACAAGAACGGGCAGCTGTTGGCTGATGATGAGTTGATAGAGCTTAAAGACCTTCGTGAAAAGGCTAAAGCTTTTTTGGATAACGGAGGAGCACCTTCAGGTAGTCCAGAGTATTGCAACTATTGCAAGGGAAAGAGAGATGCATCGTCATCCGATAATCCTTCAAAGGCAATTATTTCTCTTAAGAACGATCGTGAAACTAAATATAGTACTTACATAACTGTTCAAAACGAGCTCGTAGGTGCTTATAATGATTTACGTAATAGAGAAGCACAACGTCTATTCAAAAAGGATTTTACGGATATGGAAGCCGAGTATTTGAATCCTGAAACTTCTGATGATGTCAAAGAAGAATTAAAGGAGAAAGTAAAACGTATTCAGGATTTATTTCCACAAAAGCTTTCTGAGGCGGAAACCTCCTCATCTAATTAA
- the rpoN gene encoding RNA polymerase factor sigma-54, producing the protein MLKQYLQFKLSQKLSPQQIQLMKLIQLPTQAFEQRLKQELEENPALESGKEEIESLNDEFDDQYEAETDSERIEAEDINIDDYLSDDEIPEYRTQANNYSADDDEKSVPYASGTSFNQYLLNQLNTVYLNDEEWAIAEFLVGSVDESGYIRRPLSDILDDLAFTQNIYTEEKTIERVLHMVQQLDPPGVAARSLEECLIIQLERKEGTPSIDLAVAILKKSFEQFTKKHYKKLIQKHNVTEEELKGAISEIEKLNPKPGGSYSGNTRIIEHVVPDFSIRIVDGELELTLNGRNAPELHVSREYSNMLKGYKESKEKSKSQKDTVLFIKQKLDAAKWFIDAIRQRQQTLFITMNAIMQYQKKYFLTGDERNLRPMILKDIADEIQMDVSTVSRVANSKYVDTPYGTKLIKQYFSESMKNEQGEDVSTREIKKILETVINEETKKKPLTDDKLAAILKEKGYPIARRTVAKYREQLGIPVARLRKQI; encoded by the coding sequence ATGTTAAAACAATACCTGCAGTTTAAATTATCTCAAAAGCTATCTCCTCAACAGATACAGTTGATGAAGTTGATACAATTGCCTACACAGGCTTTTGAGCAGCGATTAAAGCAGGAACTGGAAGAGAACCCGGCATTGGAAAGTGGTAAAGAGGAAATTGAATCCTTGAACGATGAATTCGATGACCAGTATGAAGCGGAAACCGACAGCGAGAGGATAGAAGCGGAGGATATCAATATTGACGATTATCTAAGTGATGACGAAATACCGGAGTATAGGACCCAAGCCAATAATTATAGTGCGGACGATGACGAAAAAAGTGTTCCCTATGCCTCTGGAACATCTTTTAATCAATACTTACTCAATCAGCTGAATACAGTATACCTGAATGACGAAGAGTGGGCAATTGCCGAATTTCTGGTGGGAAGCGTTGACGAGAGTGGCTATATAAGAAGGCCATTATCCGATATTTTGGACGACTTGGCTTTTACCCAAAACATATATACCGAAGAGAAAACCATAGAACGTGTATTACATATGGTACAGCAATTAGACCCTCCTGGGGTGGCTGCCAGGTCCTTGGAAGAATGTCTGATTATTCAATTGGAAAGAAAAGAAGGTACCCCAAGTATAGACTTGGCCGTAGCTATATTAAAAAAGTCCTTTGAGCAGTTCACTAAAAAACATTACAAGAAACTCATACAGAAGCATAATGTAACAGAGGAAGAGTTAAAAGGTGCTATTTCAGAAATAGAGAAATTAAACCCGAAACCCGGTGGGTCCTATTCGGGAAATACGCGTATAATAGAGCACGTAGTACCGGATTTCTCCATCAGAATTGTGGATGGTGAACTAGAACTAACGCTCAATGGTAGAAACGCTCCCGAACTTCATGTTTCAAGGGAATATAGCAATATGCTGAAGGGTTATAAAGAGTCTAAAGAAAAATCCAAGTCCCAAAAAGATACGGTACTTTTCATAAAACAAAAGTTAGATGCGGCAAAGTGGTTCATTGACGCCATTAGACAGCGGCAACAGACGTTATTTATAACGATGAACGCCATAATGCAGTATCAAAAGAAATATTTTTTGACTGGAGATGAGCGTAACCTACGCCCCATGATATTGAAGGATATAGCTGATGAAATACAAATGGATGTTTCTACGGTATCACGAGTGGCGAATAGCAAGTATGTAGACACTCCCTACGGCACCAAACTGATAAAACAATACTTCTCGGAGTCCATGAAAAATGAACAAGGAGAAGACGTGTCTACTAGAGAAATAAAGAAAATTCTAGAGACGGTCATTAACGAGGAAACGAAAAAGAAACCCTTAACCGATGACAAGCTTGCCGCAATTCTAAAGGAAAAAGGATACCCTATTGCAAGGCGCACCGTTGCCAAGTATAGAGAACAACTTGGAATACCTGTAGCCAGATTGCGAAAACAGATTTAA
- a CDS encoding asparaginase, whose protein sequence is MAANDKNILLIYTGGTIGMVKDYKSGALKAFNFDKLLNNIPELNQLDCSIDTVSFEAPIDSSDMQISDWIRIVEIIEAHYDSHHGFVVLHGSDTMSYTASALSFLLENLSKPVILTGSQLPIGDLRTDAKENLITSIQIAALQERGRPVIREVGLYFEYKLYRGNRTTKINAEHFQAFASLNYPHLVESGVHLNVFREYLLPLKKNNKIKFHKQMDENVAVLKIFPGINFRVLDSILRTEGLRVLVIETYGSGNAPTEDWFIERLRAAIKNGLHIINVTQCSGGSVLMGQYETSTQLKKLQVVSGKDITTEAAVTKAMYMLGSDVSNALFKTVFETALRGEMH, encoded by the coding sequence ATGGCCGCTAATGATAAAAACATCCTTTTGATTTATACCGGGGGAACCATAGGTATGGTCAAAGACTATAAGTCGGGAGCACTTAAGGCGTTTAACTTTGATAAGTTGCTGAACAACATACCTGAATTGAATCAATTGGACTGCAGTATAGATACGGTTTCTTTTGAAGCCCCTATTGATTCCTCTGATATGCAAATTTCAGATTGGATAAGAATTGTAGAAATCATTGAGGCTCACTACGATTCGCATCACGGCTTTGTTGTTTTGCACGGTAGTGACACTATGAGTTACACCGCTTCTGCCTTGAGCTTTTTGCTGGAAAACCTCTCGAAGCCGGTGATTTTGACGGGGTCACAATTACCGATAGGTGATTTGAGAACGGATGCCAAGGAAAATTTAATTACTTCTATTCAGATTGCGGCATTACAAGAAAGAGGCCGTCCGGTAATTAGAGAAGTGGGTCTGTATTTTGAGTACAAACTTTACCGAGGGAACAGAACAACCAAAATAAATGCCGAACATTTTCAGGCATTTGCTTCATTAAATTATCCGCATTTAGTTGAGTCCGGGGTGCATTTGAATGTTTTTAGGGAATATCTATTACCCCTTAAGAAGAACAATAAGATAAAGTTCCACAAGCAGATGGACGAAAATGTTGCTGTTCTAAAGATTTTTCCCGGTATCAATTTTCGTGTTTTGGATAGTATTCTTAGAACAGAGGGATTGCGTGTTCTTGTTATTGAAACGTATGGATCGGGAAATGCCCCTACCGAGGATTGGTTCATTGAGCGCTTAAGAGCGGCCATAAAAAATGGCCTTCATATAATCAACGTTACCCAGTGCTCTGGAGGTAGTGTGTTAATGGGGCAATACGAGACAAGTACACAGCTAAAAAAATTGCAAGTTGTTAGTGGTAAGGATATTACAACGGAGGCAGCTGTAACGAAGGCGATGTACATGCTGGGAAGTGATGTGTCCAACGCCCTGTTTAAAACGGTGTTCGAGACTGCTCTACGTGGCGAAATGCACTAA
- a CDS encoding efflux RND transporter permease subunit produces MVAKLTQGFWAKTARIILRNRVVILLLVAAFTVFLGMQWQHMRFSSSQANLLPDDHPVNQEYQSFLSQFGEEGNAVVLAVRDSALFLPNNFKRWNKFSKQLGAFPEVDFVLSTDNLQELVKDNEKQEFVLQPLLKKQLDSQQEIDSITQHLFNNMPFYDNLLYNKESRTLRTVMYLDKDIVNTSVRKDFILKDMIHLVGSFEEETGLDVHISGMPYVRTMNSQNIIDEIGKFILAALGVTSLIFFFFFRSVRATIISMCVVIIGVMWAFGILGLLQYEITVLTALIPPLIIVIGIPNCIFLINKYQQEVKKHGNQALSLQRVISKIGNATLMTNMTTASGFATFIITDSKLLKEFGIVASINIIGIFVLSLLIIPIVYSFMSLPKTKHLKHLNKRWIDAFVSWMEGIVRHQRVAVYIVSIALLVVSIIGIYQIDISGSPIEDMPKNAEFFKDIRFFEEEFDGIMPVEIVVDTKSPKGVLKPATLKRIDRLGDVVEEIPELSKPVSVVNLVKYSKQAFYNGIPKYYQLPTSQENTFIMDVARKSSDNGNLLKSFVDSTGQTARMTTFMRDVKTDRMEEIEQRLLENIAKIFPKERYTVYMTGSALLFLKGTKYLVKNLIMSLALAIGLIALFMAYLFRSFRMIIISLIPNLLPLLVTAGIMGFVGVPIKPSTILVFSIAFGISVDDTIHFLAKYRQELTSSKWKIEKSVYAALRETGVSMFYTSIVLFFGFSVFVISNFGGTVALGSLVSATLLFAMLANLILLPSLLLSLEKSIANKEVLKKPQIDILPKGEETD; encoded by the coding sequence ATGGTAGCAAAACTTACACAAGGATTTTGGGCAAAGACCGCTAGGATAATACTTAGGAACAGAGTAGTGATATTGTTACTTGTTGCGGCTTTCACCGTTTTTCTAGGAATGCAATGGCAACATATGCGGTTTTCTAGCTCCCAAGCTAATTTGTTACCGGACGATCACCCCGTAAACCAAGAATATCAATCTTTTCTGAGTCAGTTTGGAGAAGAGGGTAATGCCGTTGTGCTTGCCGTTAGGGATAGCGCACTTTTTCTGCCGAACAATTTTAAACGCTGGAATAAATTTAGCAAACAGTTAGGAGCTTTCCCAGAAGTAGATTTTGTACTATCCACAGATAATCTTCAAGAATTGGTAAAGGATAATGAAAAACAAGAATTTGTTCTTCAGCCCCTCCTTAAAAAACAATTGGATAGTCAACAGGAAATTGACAGCATAACACAGCATTTGTTCAACAACATGCCGTTTTATGACAATCTACTGTACAATAAAGAAAGTCGAACGTTACGCACCGTAATGTACTTGGATAAGGATATTGTGAATACCAGCGTTCGGAAAGATTTTATCCTTAAAGATATGATACATCTGGTAGGCAGTTTTGAAGAGGAAACTGGTCTAGATGTGCACATTTCCGGTATGCCGTACGTCCGTACCATGAACTCCCAAAATATTATTGATGAAATCGGTAAGTTTATCTTAGCCGCATTGGGAGTTACCTCGCTAATTTTCTTTTTCTTTTTCCGTAGCGTGCGTGCCACCATCATATCTATGTGCGTTGTAATAATTGGGGTAATGTGGGCATTTGGAATACTTGGATTGCTTCAATATGAAATAACGGTCTTAACGGCATTGATTCCACCTCTGATCATCGTTATCGGTATACCCAACTGTATTTTCCTTATCAATAAGTATCAGCAAGAGGTAAAAAAACATGGCAATCAGGCATTATCCCTACAACGGGTAATTTCCAAAATCGGTAATGCCACATTAATGACCAATATGACTACGGCCTCTGGCTTTGCGACGTTCATTATAACGGATAGCAAACTTCTGAAAGAGTTTGGAATCGTAGCCTCCATAAACATTATAGGGATCTTTGTACTCTCCCTTCTAATTATACCCATTGTCTATAGTTTTATGTCTCTTCCCAAGACCAAACATTTAAAACATCTGAACAAAAGGTGGATTGATGCTTTTGTGAGTTGGATGGAAGGTATTGTAAGACACCAGAGAGTTGCCGTTTATATCGTTTCTATTGCCCTTTTAGTAGTGAGTATCATAGGTATTTACCAAATTGATATTTCTGGGAGCCCCATAGAGGATATGCCCAAGAACGCAGAATTTTTTAAGGATATTCGCTTTTTTGAAGAAGAATTCGATGGCATAATGCCAGTAGAGATAGTTGTTGACACAAAAAGTCCGAAAGGTGTATTGAAACCTGCAACGCTCAAAAGAATAGATAGACTAGGAGATGTTGTAGAAGAAATACCGGAACTGTCCAAACCGGTTTCCGTGGTCAATTTGGTGAAGTATTCAAAACAGGCATTTTATAACGGAATCCCGAAATACTACCAATTACCCACGAGTCAGGAAAATACATTCATCATGGATGTTGCCAGAAAATCGTCCGACAATGGCAACCTGCTAAAAAGCTTTGTAGATAGTACTGGGCAAACTGCAAGGATGACGACGTTTATGCGCGATGTTAAAACGGACCGTATGGAAGAAATTGAACAGCGGCTTTTAGAGAACATAGCCAAAATTTTTCCAAAAGAGAGATATACCGTTTACATGACGGGTAGCGCCCTGTTATTCCTTAAAGGAACCAAATACCTCGTGAAGAACCTAATTATGTCCTTGGCCCTAGCAATAGGTCTGATAGCCCTGTTTATGGCTTACTTATTCCGTTCTTTTAGGATGATTATCATTTCTTTAATCCCAAACTTATTACCCCTGTTGGTAACGGCAGGCATTATGGGTTTTGTAGGCGTTCCCATTAAACCCTCTACCATACTTGTATTCAGTATTGCTTTTGGTATCTCCGTGGACGATACGATACACTTCTTGGCCAAATACCGGCAGGAACTCACGTCAAGCAAATGGAAGATTGAAAAATCGGTGTACGCTGCGTTGCGTGAAACCGGAGTAAGTATGTTCTATACTTCTATCGTTTTATTCTTTGGCTTTTCTGTTTTTGTTATTTCCAATTTTGGGGGAACGGTGGCTTTAGGCTCTTTGGTTTCCGCAACCCTACTTTTTGCCATGTTGGCCAACCTTATTCTATTACCGTCGCTATTACTATCCCTAGAGAAGAGCATCGCAAATAAAGAGGTCCTTAAAAAACCGCAAATAGATATTCTACCAAAGGGAGAAGAGACGGATTGA
- the asnS gene encoding asparagine--tRNA ligase, with the protein MRSASIKELLSGKDLLQEVTINGWVRTFRSNRFIALNDGSTLNNIQCVVDFEKIDETVLKQINTGSALRISGTLVESQGRGQSVEIQVKDIVVHGNADPEAYPIQPKKHSLEFLREKAHLRVRTNTFSAVMRVRSALAFAVHQYFRDNGFYYFHAPIITGSDAEGAGEMFRVTTLDEKNPPLTESGEVDHKEDFFGKETNLTVSGQLEAEAYAMALGKVYTFGPTFRAENSNTSRHLAEFWMIEPEMAFYDLDDNMGLAEDFIKSVIDYVLEHCQEDLQFLEKRLLDEEKTKPQAERSEMALIEKLKFISENNFKRVTYTEAIDILRNSKPNKKKKFKYPINEWGADLQSEHERYLVEKHFKCPVILFDYPAKIKAFYMRLNEDGKTVRAMDILFPGIGEIVGGSQREERLDVLKEKMAALDIPEEELWWYLDLRKFGTAVHSGFGLGFERLVLFATGMGNIRDVIPFPRTPQNAEF; encoded by the coding sequence ATGCGCTCAGCAAGCATAAAAGAACTACTTTCAGGAAAAGATTTACTACAAGAGGTTACCATAAACGGATGGGTCAGAACATTTAGAAGCAATCGTTTTATCGCATTGAACGACGGCTCCACGTTAAACAATATCCAATGTGTAGTAGATTTCGAAAAAATCGATGAAACCGTTCTAAAACAGATAAATACCGGTTCTGCTTTACGTATTTCAGGAACATTGGTTGAAAGTCAGGGTCGTGGGCAAAGTGTGGAGATTCAAGTAAAGGATATAGTTGTACACGGGAATGCGGACCCAGAGGCCTACCCCATCCAACCTAAAAAACACTCCTTGGAATTTTTACGGGAAAAAGCACATTTAAGGGTCAGGACCAATACCTTTTCGGCCGTAATGCGTGTTCGTTCCGCTTTGGCTTTTGCAGTACATCAATATTTCAGGGATAATGGTTTTTACTATTTTCATGCACCTATAATTACAGGGTCGGATGCTGAAGGTGCCGGTGAAATGTTTAGAGTAACCACACTAGATGAAAAAAACCCGCCTTTAACGGAGAGCGGGGAGGTTGACCATAAAGAGGATTTCTTTGGTAAAGAAACTAACCTCACGGTTTCGGGGCAACTAGAAGCGGAAGCCTATGCCATGGCCCTAGGGAAAGTATATACCTTTGGACCTACGTTCCGAGCTGAAAATTCCAATACATCCAGACACCTAGCGGAATTTTGGATGATAGAACCAGAGATGGCTTTTTACGATTTAGATGACAACATGGGTCTGGCGGAGGACTTTATAAAAAGTGTCATCGACTATGTTCTGGAACATTGTCAAGAAGACCTACAATTTTTGGAAAAACGTCTTTTGGATGAAGAAAAAACCAAACCTCAGGCAGAGCGCAGCGAAATGGCGCTGATAGAGAAATTAAAGTTTATCTCGGAGAACAATTTCAAGAGGGTCACCTATACTGAAGCAATAGATATTCTTCGCAATAGTAAACCCAACAAGAAGAAGAAATTTAAATATCCTATAAATGAGTGGGGAGCCGATTTGCAAAGTGAACATGAACGTTACCTTGTAGAGAAACACTTTAAATGCCCCGTTATCCTTTTTGACTATCCAGCTAAAATAAAGGCATTCTATATGCGTTTAAATGAAGATGGAAAAACGGTTAGAGCTATGGATATTTTGTTTCCCGGAATCGGTGAAATCGTAGGTGGCTCGCAAAGAGAAGAACGTTTAGATGTGCTCAAGGAGAAAATGGCCGCATTGGATATTCCCGAAGAAGAACTTTGGTGGTATCTGGATTTGAGGAAATTCGGTACCGCAGTGCATAGTGGTTTTGGATTGGGCTTTGAAAGACTGGTACTGTTCGCTACTGGCATGGGTAATATAAGAGACGTTATTCCTTTCCCAAGGACCCCTCAAAATGCTGAGTTTTAA
- a CDS encoding MotA/TolQ/ExbB proton channel family protein, protein MKKLFPSLAVAGAFVAGTNMVSAKVATAAMLVQDAAPEAEKGFTQVLKEMFITGGAGFMGIVLLCLILGLAVAIERIIYLNMASTNSSKLKQQVEDALASGGVEAAKEVCRNTKGPVASIYYQGLDRAGESIESAEKAVVAYGGVQMGQLEKNVSWLSLFIAIAPMLGFMGTVIGMIQAFQKIAAVGNLSASLIAGDIQVALLTTVFGLITAIILQIFYNYIIAKIDSIVNDMEDSSITLIDMLVDHKK, encoded by the coding sequence ATGAAAAAATTATTCCCAAGCCTAGCAGTTGCTGGGGCATTTGTAGCAGGTACAAATATGGTAAGTGCAAAGGTGGCAACTGCAGCAATGCTAGTTCAAGATGCAGCTCCTGAGGCAGAAAAAGGATTTACGCAAGTTTTAAAGGAAATGTTCATTACAGGGGGTGCCGGTTTTATGGGTATCGTTCTTTTATGTTTGATTCTCGGCTTAGCGGTAGCTATAGAAAGAATCATATATCTTAATATGGCGAGTACGAACAGTTCTAAATTAAAGCAGCAAGTAGAAGATGCTTTAGCTTCTGGTGGTGTTGAGGCTGCTAAAGAAGTTTGTAGAAATACAAAAGGACCTGTTGCTTCTATATATTACCAAGGTTTAGATCGTGCAGGTGAGAGTATTGAGTCTGCAGAGAAAGCGGTTGTAGCCTATGGTGGCGTTCAAATGGGGCAGCTAGAGAAAAACGTTTCTTGGTTATCCTTGTTTATCGCAATTGCACCGATGCTTGGTTTCATGGGTACCGTAATTGGTATGATTCAAGCCTTCCAGAAGATTGCAGCTGTTGGTAACTTAAGTGCATCTCTTATTGCAGGTGATATTCAAGTGGCATTATTAACAACGGTATTCGGTTTGATTACGGCTATTATCCTTCAAATTTTCTATAACTATATCATCGCTAAGATTGATAGCATCGTTAATGATATGGAAGATTCTTCGATTACTTTAATCGATATGTTGGTTGATCACAAAAAATAA
- a CDS encoding ExbD/TolR family protein: MSKFAKKKDGDVPAVSTASLPDIVFMLLFFFMTVTVMKDSSLKVENVLPNASEIKKLEKKDRVIYIYVGKPTKEYERVFGTEPKIQLNDKFANPSEVGDYILMERAKKAQELQNVLTTSLKVDKNANMGLISDIKQELRKVNALKVNYTTYEGDAFRNLQ, encoded by the coding sequence ATGTCAAAATTTGCAAAGAAAAAAGATGGAGACGTGCCTGCGGTATCAACGGCATCACTTCCAGACATTGTATTTATGCTTTTATTTTTCTTTATGACGGTAACGGTTATGAAGGATAGTTCGCTAAAAGTTGAGAACGTTCTCCCTAACGCGAGTGAAATAAAGAAGCTTGAAAAGAAAGATCGGGTAATTTATATTTATGTTGGTAAGCCAACAAAAGAATATGAGAGGGTCTTTGGAACAGAGCCTAAAATACAATTGAACGATAAGTTTGCGAACCCTTCTGAGGTCGGTGACTATATCTTGATGGAGAGAGCTAAAAAGGCTCAAGAACTTCAAAACGTTTTGACTACTTCTTTAAAAGTAGATAAGAACGCAAATATGGGTCTTATATCGGATATAAAGCAGGAACTACGAAAGGTTAATGCACTTAAAGTAAATTACACTACGTACGAAGGCGACGCTTTTAGAAACCTTCAGTAG
- a CDS encoding TatD family hydrolase, translating into MILTDTHTHLYSEAFDDDRETVIENAISQGVERFFIPAIDSTYTQRMMDLKRTYPENMFLMMGLHPTHVKENYKEELAHVEEMITAHDFCAVGEIGIDLYWDKTFLRQQQDAFRYQIKLAKKHKLPIVIHCREAFDEIFEILEEEKGENLYGIFHCFTGTLEQAQKAISYNFKLGIGGVVTFKNGKIDTFLEKIDLSHIILETDAPYLAPKPYRGKRNESAYLLHVLEKVALIYKKEEAEIAEITTNNSKLVFGV; encoded by the coding sequence ATGATACTTACGGATACACATACGCATTTATATAGTGAGGCTTTTGATGATGATAGAGAAACCGTTATTGAAAACGCCATTTCCCAAGGTGTAGAGCGTTTTTTTATTCCTGCAATCGATTCTACCTACACCCAACGCATGATGGATTTAAAACGAACTTATCCAGAAAATATGTTTCTTATGATGGGTTTGCACCCTACCCATGTTAAGGAGAACTATAAGGAAGAGCTGGCGCATGTGGAAGAAATGATCACGGCACACGATTTTTGCGCCGTGGGGGAGATTGGAATAGATTTATATTGGGATAAGACATTTTTAAGGCAACAGCAAGATGCGTTCCGATATCAGATAAAATTGGCCAAGAAGCACAAACTGCCCATAGTTATTCACTGTAGGGAAGCTTTCGATGAAATTTTTGAGATTCTTGAAGAAGAGAAAGGAGAGAATCTTTATGGCATATTCCACTGTTTTACAGGTACATTGGAACAAGCCCAAAAAGCAATATCCTATAACTTTAAATTGGGTATAGGAGGTGTTGTCACCTTTAAAAATGGAAAAATTGATACATTCTTAGAAAAAATAGACTTAAGTCATATCATTTTAGAAACAGACGCCCCTTATTTGGCTCCTAAGCCTTACAGGGGTAAACGTAATGAAAGCGCCTATTTGCTACATGTACTGGAGAAGGTGGCGTTAATCTATAAAAAGGAGGAGGCAGAGATTGCTGAGATTACAACGAATAACTCAAAACTGGTCTTCGGGGTCTAA
- a CDS encoding porin family protein yields the protein MKGFLCFVCLSLVLQATGQSPIKDNSSTADYLEDQFYFGITYNFVRNRAEDFKQRNLSYGLNTGFIRDIPLNQTGTKALGLGAGVAINNYYSNLGVRENGSGLDYVFDTDIAGFRRSKLETHLIEIPLEFRWRTSTATEYKFWRIYTGIKAAYVIGARSKLVTEDFTDGFFNSDIRRLQYGLTLNVGYNTFNIHVYYSLTDLFEENAVVNGESIGFRPLRIGFVFYIL from the coding sequence ATGAAAGGTTTTCTATGTTTTGTATGCCTAAGTTTAGTGTTACAGGCTACGGGCCAATCTCCAATTAAGGATAATTCTTCAACAGCTGACTATCTTGAAGATCAGTTCTATTTTGGGATAACATATAATTTTGTTCGTAATAGGGCAGAGGATTTTAAACAGCGTAATCTATCTTATGGTCTCAATACTGGTTTTATAAGGGATATACCGCTTAATCAAACAGGAACAAAGGCTTTGGGTCTCGGAGCCGGTGTTGCGATAAACAACTACTATTCTAATCTTGGTGTTAGGGAAAACGGTTCTGGACTTGACTATGTTTTTGATACGGATATAGCTGGTTTCAGGCGGAGTAAATTGGAAACGCATCTCATTGAGATTCCATTGGAATTTCGATGGCGTACTTCTACCGCTACCGAATATAAATTTTGGCGTATCTACACAGGTATCAAGGCTGCCTATGTGATAGGAGCCAGGTCGAAGTTGGTTACTGAGGATTTTACAGATGGTTTCTTTAATTCTGACATTAGAAGACTTCAGTACGGATTAACCTTAAATGTTGGGTACAATACCTTCAATATACATGTGTATTATTCCTTGACCGATTTGTTTGAAGAGAACGCCGTTGTTAATGGGGAATCTATAGGTTTTAGGCCTTTGAGAATCGGTTTTGTATTCTACATTTTATAA
- a CDS encoding retropepsin-like aspartic protease translates to MSRLYKFLKKKNFIRTNLKLTGTNHIEVTAKINGIKGRFILDTGASNTCVGFDKIEYFNLKSKSSDIKAAGAGASNMKTLLSKKNNIQIGKWRMKKLKIVLFDLNHVNEALTSQNAAPVDGIIGADVLKKGKAVIDYHQKNVYLKKIK, encoded by the coding sequence ATGTCAAGATTATATAAATTCCTGAAGAAAAAGAATTTTATTAGAACCAATTTAAAGCTCACCGGCACCAATCATATTGAGGTAACGGCCAAAATAAACGGTATAAAAGGCCGGTTTATTTTAGATACAGGAGCATCTAACACCTGCGTAGGCTTTGATAAAATCGAGTATTTTAACCTGAAATCAAAATCCTCGGATATTAAGGCAGCAGGCGCAGGAGCTTCCAATATGAAAACACTGCTATCAAAAAAAAACAACATACAAATTGGTAAATGGAGGATGAAAAAGCTAAAGATTGTACTTTTTGATTTGAACCATGTCAATGAAGCCCTAACCTCTCAAAATGCTGCTCCTGTAGACGGTATAATAGGTGCCGATGTATTAAAAAAGGGAAAAGCCGTAATCGATTACCATCAAAAAAATGTATATCTCAAGAAGATAAAATAG
- the frr gene encoding ribosome recycling factor — protein MNEEIQFVLDSAKESMDAAIAHLEREFVKIRAGKASPTMLSSIMVEYYGSQTPLSQVANVNTPDGRTISVQPWEKGMLQEIEKAIMNSNLGFNPMNNGDMVIINVPPLTEERRIQLTKQAKAEAEHAKVGVRSARQDANKEIKELDVSEDLEKNATGDVQDLTDTYVKKIDDFLAVKEAEIMKV, from the coding sequence ATGAACGAAGAAATACAATTTGTCCTAGATTCTGCAAAAGAAAGTATGGACGCAGCAATAGCACACTTAGAACGTGAGTTCGTAAAAATACGTGCTGGAAAAGCCAGTCCTACAATGCTCTCTTCTATTATGGTAGAATATTATGGCTCCCAAACACCACTGTCACAAGTTGCGAACGTAAATACACCCGATGGTAGAACAATTTCGGTACAACCATGGGAAAAGGGCATGTTACAAGAAATAGAAAAAGCCATTATGAATTCCAATTTAGGATTTAATCCGATGAACAATGGTGACATGGTCATAATTAATGTACCACCCTTAACGGAAGAACGTAGAATTCAATTAACCAAACAGGCCAAGGCAGAAGCGGAACATGCAAAGGTAGGTGTACGCAGTGCCCGACAAGATGCGAATAAAGAAATAAAAGAACTGGATGTATCTGAGGACTTAGAAAAAAACGCCACCGGAGACGTTCAAGACCTAACGGATACTTACGTTAAGAAAATTGACGATTTCCTTGCTGTTAAAGAAGCGGAAATAATGAAGGTATAA